The Caldisericota bacterium genome contains a region encoding:
- a CDS encoding nitronate monooxygenase family protein yields the protein MSYEAYKKIPVLKIGDLTANIPIVQGGMSVGISLSNLASAVANEGGIGVIGAAGIGMLEHDFRSNFEEANKRALKREIRKAKKRTNGIIGVNIMVALSDFSNLVRVAVEEGADLIFAGAGLPLKSLKEIMDTVNEIKTKFVPIVSSSRAAALIFNYWAKHYNEVPDAVVVEGPMAGGHLGFAKKQINDKNYSLEKILPKVISVVKSFAKRFNKDIPVVAAGGIYTGADIHKFMQLGAEGVQMATRFVGTDECDASDEFKDVYIKCKREDIIIIDSPVGLPGRAIRNRFLEGVAMGKKQPFTCTYKCLKTCDYKKVPYCIAFALTNAKKGFLENGFAFSGANAWRVNKIVSVKELFASLIKEYQEAAAQ from the coding sequence ATGAGTTATGAAGCTTACAAGAAAATACCTGTTCTAAAAATAGGCGATTTGACTGCTAACATCCCGATTGTTCAGGGAGGGATGAGTGTTGGCATATCTCTCTCCAATCTTGCTTCTGCAGTTGCAAATGAGGGAGGAATAGGGGTAATTGGTGCAGCAGGAATTGGTATGCTGGAACACGATTTCAGAAGTAATTTTGAAGAAGCAAATAAACGGGCATTGAAAAGAGAAATCAGAAAAGCAAAAAAGAGAACAAATGGTATTATTGGCGTTAATATAATGGTAGCTCTTTCGGATTTTTCAAATCTTGTCCGTGTTGCAGTGGAAGAGGGTGCGGATTTAATTTTTGCAGGGGCAGGGCTTCCTCTAAAAAGTCTCAAAGAAATAATGGATACCGTAAACGAAATCAAAACTAAATTTGTTCCCATAGTATCCTCCTCAAGAGCTGCCGCGCTTATATTTAATTACTGGGCAAAACATTATAACGAAGTGCCAGATGCAGTAGTTGTTGAAGGGCCAATGGCCGGTGGTCATCTTGGTTTTGCAAAGAAACAGATCAATGACAAGAATTACAGCCTTGAAAAGATATTACCAAAAGTGATTTCTGTGGTGAAATCTTTTGCGAAACGTTTTAATAAAGATATACCCGTAGTTGCAGCTGGGGGAATATACACTGGTGCTGATATCCATAAATTTATGCAGTTAGGAGCAGAGGGTGTCCAGATGGCTACAAGGTTTGTTGGTACTGATGAATGTGATGCTTCGGACGAATTCAAAGATGTGTATATAAAGTGCAAAAGAGAAGATATCATAATTATTGATAGTCCTGTAGGTTTGCCGGGAAGAGCAATTAGAAATAGATTTCTTGAAGGTGTTGCAATGGGAAAGAAACAACCTTTTACATGCACGTATAAATGTTTAAAAACGTGCGATTATAAAAAAGTTCCATACTGCATTGCTTTTGCGTTAACGAATGCCAAGAAAGGTTTTCTTGAAAATGGGTTTGCTTTTTCCGGAGCCAATGCCTGGAGGGTGAACAAAATTGTATCGGTTAAAGAACTTTTTGCTTCATTAATAAAAGAATATCAAGAAGCTGCTGCACAATAG
- the csaB gene encoding polysaccharide pyruvyl transferase CsaB: MKILLTGYFGFGNAGDEMIFHVMKTKFENKGHCVYSFIKNPKNMNEFRRNSIKAIYSAIKKSDIVVSGGGGILQDKTSSKSLHYYLFIIKVAKLLHKKVAVFAQGIGPLNKQINKIAVKKALNRADLITVRDIHSQNILRDIGVTKKINLTSDLGFRYKEQRSIPLPFDCFIVYAIGKARKMPPLIVLADVGSYIKKSTGLPIIILPFYPERDGEVAKNLSAILESPLIIPEYIEQYPYIIEKSEFVVGMRYHAILLSALKEKAFVGLSYDPKVRSLMKELEIDGIESYENLSINDFKNVFNKNFAERETIQKKLKTKLTTLKERAEENFDLFSKTFDK, encoded by the coding sequence ATGAAAATTCTGCTAACAGGGTACTTTGGCTTTGGGAATGCAGGAGACGAAATGATCTTTCATGTTATGAAAACAAAATTCGAAAATAAGGGACATTGCGTATATTCCTTCATAAAAAATCCCAAAAATATGAATGAATTTAGGAGAAATAGCATAAAAGCAATTTACTCTGCCATTAAAAAAAGTGATATCGTAGTCAGTGGAGGCGGAGGGATTCTACAAGACAAAACAAGCTCAAAAAGTTTGCACTACTACCTATTTATCATAAAAGTTGCAAAATTGCTGCATAAAAAGGTTGCCGTATTTGCGCAAGGCATAGGACCATTAAATAAACAGATAAATAAAATTGCAGTAAAAAAGGCTCTTAATAGGGCAGATCTTATAACGGTAAGGGATATCCATTCACAAAATATACTAAGAGACATAGGCGTCACAAAAAAAATCAACCTCACAAGCGATTTGGGCTTTCGTTATAAAGAGCAAAGAAGCATACCCCTTCCATTTGACTGTTTCATTGTTTATGCAATAGGAAAAGCCAGGAAAATGCCCCCATTAATAGTACTTGCAGATGTTGGAAGCTATATTAAAAAAAGCACAGGCCTTCCGATAATTATCCTCCCGTTCTACCCGGAAAGAGATGGAGAAGTTGCAAAAAATCTATCAGCAATTTTAGAAAGCCCATTAATCATACCGGAGTATATTGAACAATACCCGTACATAATAGAGAAAAGTGAATTTGTCGTCGGAATGCGATACCACGCAATTCTCCTTTCGGCTCTGAAAGAAAAAGCATTTGTGGGCTTATCCTATGACCCGAAAGTTCGCTCCCTCATGAAGGAGTTGGAAATAGATGGGATAGAAAGCTATGAAAATTTATCGATAAACGATTTTAAAAATGTATTTAACAAAAATTTCGCGGAACGGGAAACAATACAGAAAAAACTTAAAACAAAATTAACTACCCTCAAAGAAAGGGCAGAGGAAAATTTTGACCTCTTTAGCAAAACATTTGACAAATAA
- a CDS encoding WecB/TagA/CpsF family glycosyltransferase, producing the protein MRINIADIPVDNITIEEAIDKIKTFLRNKTPRFAVAINPEKVLKAKKDDELEEILKKSDLNFVDGIGIVWGSKILYKKKIKERIAGIDLFVSVLKLSAKNKYRVYLLGSKEKTIKKAVTVIKNSYPQIEIAGFHNGYFEDEEKVVTNIKNSNADILFVGMGSPKQEKLIYNNLDKLNAKFAMGVGGSFNVLSGEFKRAPQTVQKMGLEWFYRFILNPKRLPRILSLPKFIFLLTWYPERKKEEINFFNITISNRNIRNTLHITEEFIKSEKFHLVVTLNGEMAGKVFKDKAFFDIVKKSNLVIPDGIGIVWGARMRGERILHRIPGVEFAWHLLELANKKGYKVYLLGAKEKVLKKAVKNIKDTFPFINIVGFHSGYFDEGEEKNIINEIKKNNTQILLVGMGGGKQEKWIWHHKDELNTPLTVGVGGSLDVWSGKVKRAPNFIQRTGLEWLYRIIIQPKRIIRMGNVISFAFRVMMERRKR; encoded by the coding sequence ATGAGGATAAACATTGCCGATATCCCTGTTGATAATATTACAATAGAAGAAGCAATTGATAAAATAAAAACCTTTCTACGTAATAAAACACCGCGTTTTGCCGTAGCAATAAACCCAGAAAAAGTTCTTAAAGCAAAAAAAGATGATGAATTAGAAGAGATTTTGAAAAAAAGCGACCTGAACTTTGTCGATGGAATTGGAATAGTCTGGGGATCAAAAATATTATACAAAAAGAAAATCAAAGAACGCATTGCAGGGATAGACTTGTTTGTGTCCGTTTTAAAGCTTTCAGCCAAAAATAAATACAGAGTTTATCTACTTGGATCAAAAGAAAAAACAATAAAAAAAGCAGTAACCGTAATCAAAAACAGTTACCCTCAAATAGAAATAGCCGGATTTCATAATGGATATTTTGAAGACGAAGAAAAAGTCGTTACCAACATAAAAAACAGCAATGCAGACATACTGTTTGTTGGTATGGGAAGTCCAAAACAGGAAAAGCTTATCTATAACAATTTAGACAAACTAAATGCAAAATTTGCTATGGGAGTAGGAGGAAGTTTTAACGTATTGTCCGGCGAATTCAAAAGGGCTCCACAAACTGTCCAAAAAATGGGGTTAGAATGGTTTTATAGATTCATCCTGAATCCAAAGAGATTGCCAAGAATTCTTTCGCTTCCAAAGTTTATCTTTTTGCTCACCTGGTATCCTGAAAGAAAAAAAGAAGAGATAAATTTTTTTAATATAACAATATCCAATCGAAATATAAGAAATACATTACATATCACAGAAGAGTTCATCAAATCAGAGAAATTTCATCTCGTTGTAACACTAAACGGAGAAATGGCTGGAAAAGTTTTTAAAGATAAAGCTTTTTTTGATATTGTCAAAAAAAGCAACCTGGTCATTCCAGACGGAATAGGTATCGTATGGGGAGCCAGAATGCGAGGAGAGCGAATCTTGCACAGAATACCCGGAGTAGAGTTCGCATGGCACCTTTTAGAGCTTGCAAATAAAAAAGGGTACAAAGTATATCTTTTGGGGGCCAAAGAAAAAGTGTTAAAAAAAGCAGTCAAGAATATAAAAGACACATTCCCTTTTATCAATATAGTTGGTTTTCATTCAGGCTATTTTGATGAAGGGGAAGAGAAAAATATTATAAATGAGATTAAGAAAAACAACACTCAGATACTCCTTGTCGGAATGGGAGGCGGAAAACAAGAAAAATGGATATGGCACCACAAGGACGAATTAAATACACCGCTCACCGTAGGAGTAGGGGGGTCATTAGATGTCTGGAGCGGTAAAGTAAAAAGAGCTCCCAATTTTATTCAACGAACAGGATTAGAATGGCTGTATCGCATCATCATACAACCCAAAAGGATTATAAGAATGGGAAATGTTATCTCGTTTGCTTTCAGGGTAATGATGGAGAGAAGAAAAAGATGA
- a CDS encoding nucleotide sugar dehydrogenase: MKNIAVLGLGFVGLPLSLTYAMHGKKVYGIDINNDYVEDLKKYKTHIIENYKGKTIEEILENTIKKGLFIPTNSVEEGLKNTDKIIVTVGIPITNGVLQKEIFNAAIKSVGKNLKKGDLVLIRSTVPPGTTREVVLPILEKESKLRCSKDFYLAYSSERIAEGKAFEEFQTMPVSVAGIDKKSTNKAYKLLKIINKENIMVATEPEVVEIAKLIENSSRDVNIALANELASLTEKMDIDAVEVINVANTHKRVHLLKPGIGVGGHCIPYSSLYIFDKTDKMKLPMEILHTVREVNQQRPRNILNRLEGTLKKIGKEVEHSKFAILGIAMKDNSPDISESPTMRLKDLILQSGGEVNWFDPNVTGNFPLKRNSIQETVKDADVIILPIKQDNIKIEPHKWRKFIKKNAIIFDARRLISKEKAKKMGFIYTRI; the protein is encoded by the coding sequence ATGAAAAATATAGCAGTATTAGGATTGGGTTTTGTAGGATTGCCGTTATCACTCACATATGCAATGCATGGAAAAAAAGTATACGGCATTGATATAAACAATGACTATGTTGAAGATCTTAAAAAATACAAAACCCATATCATTGAAAATTACAAAGGCAAAACAATAGAAGAAATTTTAGAAAACACAATAAAAAAAGGCCTTTTTATCCCCACAAACTCAGTCGAGGAAGGCCTCAAAAATACGGATAAAATTATCGTTACCGTAGGAATCCCTATTACAAATGGCGTACTGCAAAAGGAAATCTTTAATGCTGCAATAAAATCAGTAGGGAAAAACCTCAAAAAAGGAGACCTCGTACTTATTCGCTCCACCGTACCGCCAGGCACTACAAGGGAAGTAGTACTGCCTATTCTTGAAAAAGAAAGCAAACTAAGGTGCTCAAAAGATTTTTATTTAGCATACTCTTCAGAACGCATTGCAGAAGGAAAAGCATTTGAAGAATTTCAAACAATGCCAGTATCAGTTGCAGGAATAGATAAAAAAAGTACAAACAAAGCATATAAACTGCTAAAAATAATAAATAAGGAAAATATAATGGTCGCAACGGAACCAGAAGTTGTAGAAATAGCAAAACTCATTGAAAATAGCTCAAGAGATGTAAACATTGCACTTGCAAATGAACTTGCTTCACTTACAGAAAAAATGGACATTGATGCTGTAGAAGTGATAAATGTAGCAAACACACACAAGCGTGTGCATCTGCTCAAACCTGGAATCGGAGTAGGAGGGCACTGCATCCCCTATTCCTCCCTCTACATCTTTGATAAAACAGATAAAATGAAATTGCCAATGGAAATTTTACATACGGTAAGAGAAGTAAATCAACAAAGACCAAGAAACATCTTAAACCGCCTGGAAGGTACATTAAAAAAAATAGGCAAAGAAGTTGAACACAGTAAATTTGCAATCCTTGGAATAGCAATGAAAGATAACTCCCCTGATATTTCAGAAAGCCCGACAATGCGATTAAAAGACCTAATACTGCAAAGCGGCGGAGAAGTTAACTGGTTTGACCCCAATGTAACCGGAAATTTCCCTTTAAAAAGAAATAGTATTCAGGAAACTGTAAAAGATGCCGATGTTATCATTCTCCCGATAAAACAGGACAACATTAAGATAGAGCCGCACAAATGGCGAAAGTTCATCAAAAAAAATGCTATTATATTTGATGCAAGAAGACTCATCAGCAAAGAAAAAGCAAAAAAAATGGGATTTATATATACAAGGATATGA
- a CDS encoding DUF364 domain-containing protein — MKKSFYYVFAMKIFDEILQTLTDFSIKDVRVGKNWTVVESRNCGFGLNFPEAYHMFTRFTGELIGKSAKEIAQFSKSWNPTEASIGVAAINSLIDPVGKEINGLDYIEEIGQGKKIVFIGHFPRIDKIKNRAKSLEIIEKMPKEGDYPDTASEFLIPRADIVVISGSVFVNKTYKRLLELSKNCYIILLGPSVVMSDVLFEYGVDALAGSTVLNPTKVLIAVSQGAHLKDFSKYLQYIIRFREKR, encoded by the coding sequence ATGAAAAAAAGCTTTTATTATGTATTTGCGATGAAAATTTTCGATGAAATTCTCCAGACATTGACTGATTTTTCTATTAAAGATGTACGTGTCGGTAAAAACTGGACTGTGGTTGAAAGCAGGAATTGTGGGTTTGGATTAAATTTTCCTGAGGCATATCATATGTTTACTCGATTTACAGGCGAACTTATTGGTAAAAGTGCAAAGGAAATTGCTCAATTTTCAAAATCCTGGAATCCAACGGAGGCGAGCATTGGGGTTGCTGCCATTAATTCTTTAATAGATCCTGTTGGGAAGGAAATTAATGGATTAGATTACATTGAGGAAATTGGGCAAGGTAAAAAAATTGTGTTCATCGGGCATTTTCCTAGGATAGATAAAATAAAAAACAGGGCAAAGTCTTTAGAAATTATAGAGAAGATGCCAAAGGAAGGTGATTATCCCGATACTGCATCTGAGTTTCTTATTCCACGGGCGGATATAGTGGTAATTTCGGGGAGTGTATTTGTTAATAAAACTTACAAGAGACTACTTGAATTATCTAAAAATTGTTATATAATATTACTTGGGCCATCCGTAGTAATGAGCGATGTTTTATTTGAGTACGGCGTGGATGCGCTTGCCGGAAGTACAGTACTAAATCCCACAAAGGTATTAATCGCTGTTTCCCAAGGAGCTCATTTAAAAGACTTTAGCAAGTACCTTCAATATATAATACGGTTTAGAGAAAAGAGGTAA
- a CDS encoding cyclodeaminase/cyclohydrolase family protein — protein MLTELSVKDFIRKLALDTPTPGGGSAAALTGAMSAALIEMVLQVSLKKKDDPDEVEQCKKVAKKCSRLSKKLVLLVDEDAGAFDKVMAAYKMPRKEKEEKEHRRREIQLGLKAASLVPLEVMRNVKEVFDYFDFVINTTVDSAISDVGVALLLADTATRGAFYNVVINLKFLKDENFKKEVEDEATKIILFVKSKLDTFEEKIQKRLNPKA, from the coding sequence ATGCTTACAGAACTCTCTGTAAAAGATTTTATTAGAAAACTAGCGTTAGATACTCCTACTCCCGGCGGAGGTAGTGCAGCTGCTTTAACTGGGGCAATGAGTGCAGCTCTTATTGAAATGGTTTTGCAGGTTTCTTTAAAAAAGAAAGATGATCCGGACGAAGTAGAACAATGTAAAAAGGTGGCAAAAAAGTGTAGTAGATTATCAAAAAAGCTGGTTTTACTTGTGGACGAAGACGCAGGCGCTTTTGATAAAGTGATGGCGGCATATAAAATGCCGAGGAAAGAGAAGGAAGAAAAAGAGCATAGAAGAAGAGAAATACAATTAGGGCTGAAGGCTGCGTCTCTTGTCCCACTTGAGGTGATGCGCAACGTTAAAGAAGTTTTTGATTATTTTGATTTTGTGATAAACACTACAGTGGATTCAGCTATAAGCGACGTAGGAGTAGCATTGCTTCTCGCAGATACTGCTACTCGAGGTGCTTTTTACAATGTAGTTATTAACTTAAAATTTTTGAAAGATGAGAATTTTAAGAAGGAAGTAGAGGATGAGGCAACAAAAATCATACTTTTTGTAAAAAGCAAGTTAGATACTTTTGAGGAAAAGATTCAAAAGCGTCTGAATCCTAAAGCATGA
- the rho gene encoding transcription termination factor Rho: protein MNNDDLDVDLSITREELSKRTARDLYKISKAIKVKNYTHFRKPELLVEIEKRMNEIRKEKGIGGKAPGGIDVDKGETQGAVKAQMSQENRTKERPVRPAQQSENIQREQTATVIDEKKEEMFFKGLLEIHPDGYGFLRSNYFPSFSDVYVSPPLIRRFGLKTGDTISGPVQGPQRDGSKYSSLVTVKTINGVEVTGYLKRPVFETLTPMYPDQRIILETPGCNIALRIMDLVDPLGKGQRGLIVSPPKAGKTTLIKSIAQSVAKNHPEIILMVLLIDERPEEVTDMQMSVSAEVISSTFDQSPENHIRVVELALERAKRLVEMGKDVMILLDGITRLTRAYNLLSSNTGKTLSGGLDPSAIKGPKKFLGAARNILNGGSLTMLATALIDTGSRLDQVIYEEFKGTGNMEIILNRSLAEQMLFPAVDIKKSGTRKEELLYTPEEYKKIWTLRKFISSLDPSESLSRLLDMLKKTESNKEFLESIITGDEK from the coding sequence ATGAATAACGATGACCTAGATGTGGATTTAAGTATTACCAGGGAAGAGCTTAGCAAAAGGACTGCAAGAGATCTCTATAAAATTTCAAAAGCTATAAAAGTTAAAAATTATACCCATTTTCGAAAACCTGAACTTCTTGTAGAAATAGAGAAAAGAATGAACGAAATCAGAAAAGAAAAAGGCATTGGCGGAAAAGCACCCGGTGGGATTGACGTTGACAAAGGCGAGACACAGGGGGCTGTAAAAGCGCAGATGAGTCAGGAAAACAGAACAAAAGAAAGACCAGTAAGGCCTGCTCAACAATCCGAAAATATCCAGAGAGAGCAAACAGCAACAGTTATAGATGAAAAAAAGGAAGAAATGTTTTTTAAAGGACTTCTCGAGATACATCCTGACGGATATGGATTTTTGAGGTCTAATTATTTTCCTTCTTTCTCTGATGTATACGTATCTCCGCCACTAATAAGAAGATTTGGTTTAAAAACAGGGGATACTATCTCCGGACCAGTCCAGGGACCGCAGAGAGACGGCAGCAAATATTCTTCTTTAGTTACAGTAAAGACAATTAATGGGGTGGAAGTTACAGGTTATTTGAAACGTCCTGTATTTGAAACTCTTACACCTATGTATCCGGACCAAAGGATTATACTGGAAACTCCTGGATGTAATATTGCACTTAGAATTATGGATCTTGTTGACCCGTTGGGCAAGGGGCAGAGGGGGCTTATTGTTTCTCCGCCTAAAGCAGGAAAAACAACACTCATTAAGTCAATTGCTCAAAGTGTTGCTAAAAATCATCCTGAAATTATACTTATGGTTTTACTGATAGATGAGCGTCCAGAAGAAGTGACGGATATGCAAATGTCTGTTTCTGCTGAGGTGATAAGCTCCACATTTGATCAATCCCCTGAAAATCATATAAGAGTTGTTGAGCTGGCACTTGAACGGGCAAAAAGACTTGTTGAGATGGGAAAGGATGTAATGATTTTATTGGATGGTATTACCCGGTTAACCAGGGCATACAACCTTTTGAGTTCAAATACGGGAAAAACTCTGTCAGGTGGTTTGGATCCATCTGCAATTAAAGGGCCTAAAAAATTCCTTGGTGCTGCAAGAAATATTTTAAATGGCGGAAGTCTTACAATGCTTGCTACCGCACTGATAGACACAGGGTCCAGGCTTGACCAGGTTATATATGAAGAATTTAAAGGCACTGGTAATATGGAAATTATATTGAACAGATCACTTGCGGAACAGATGTTGTTCCCTGCTGTAGATATAAAGAAGTCTGGTACAAGAAAAGAAGAACTTTTGTATACGCCTGAGGAATACAAAAAGATTTGGACTTTGAGGAAATTCATTAGCTCTCTTGATCCCTCTGAATCTTTGTCAAGGTTATTAGATATGCTGAAGAAAACTGAGTCAAATAAAGAATTTCTCGAAAGTATAATAACCGGTGATGAAAAATAG
- a CDS encoding thymidine kinase, with the protein MKNRIGKIEVITGCMFSGKSEELLRRVRRARIAKQKIQVFKPLIDTRYSEVEIVSHDGEKVQGCPVKSAVEIMDKINSNTDVVAIDEAQFFDDALVDVVNNMAGDGRRVIVAGLDMNFRGEPFGPMPNLMAIADEVLKLHAICAICGEEATRTQRLIDGKPANYEDPIIVIGALEKYEARCRKHHYVLNKPDEQSE; encoded by the coding sequence ATGAAAAATAGAATAGGAAAAATAGAAGTTATAACAGGCTGTATGTTTTCTGGAAAAAGTGAGGAACTTCTGCGAAGGGTTCGGCGAGCGCGTATTGCAAAGCAGAAGATACAGGTATTTAAACCCTTAATTGATACAAGATATTCTGAGGTAGAAATTGTTTCTCATGATGGAGAAAAGGTACAAGGATGTCCGGTAAAGTCAGCAGTGGAAATTATGGATAAAATTAACAGCAATACAGATGTTGTTGCAATCGATGAGGCACAGTTTTTTGACGATGCACTTGTGGATGTTGTTAACAATATGGCAGGTGATGGCAGACGTGTGATTGTGGCAGGGTTAGATATGAATTTTCGTGGGGAGCCTTTTGGGCCAATGCCCAATCTTATGGCTATTGCAGACGAGGTGTTAAAACTTCATGCCATCTGTGCTATTTGTGGCGAAGAAGCTACCAGAACACAGCGGCTGATTGATGGGAAGCCGGCAAATTATGAGGACCCTATTATTGTAATAGGGGCATTAGAAAAATATGAAGCACGGTGCCGAAAGCACCATTATGTTTTAAATAAACCTGATGAGCAGAGTGAGTAA
- the prfA gene encoding peptide chain release factor 1 — translation MKNKLEKLVKRYDELTDLLSKQEVLSNQQLIKKYSVERKELQDIIEKFRTFLRLEKELKGASDLLMSDDPEMKKLAEKEIEALTEEKEKALKDIKLSLLPRDPMDGKNIIMEIRAGVGGDEAALFVAALYKMYTIYAEKKGWKVEIMDARPTDIGGFKEIIFSISGRNAYKRFKYESGVHRVQRVPETEASGRIHTSTVTVAVLPEAETVDLEESINPEDLRIDVYHASGHGGQNVQKVATAIRILHKPTGIMVTCQDERSQLQNKIKAMRILYARLYDFFQSQKDQEMIEKRRSQVGRGNRNERIRTYNFPQGRVTDHRINFSLYNLPSILEGEMDELLDKLIEEDEREQLKLLETKE, via the coding sequence ATGAAAAATAAGTTAGAAAAACTGGTCAAAAGGTATGATGAACTGACCGACCTTCTTTCAAAACAAGAAGTGCTCTCCAATCAGCAACTTATTAAAAAATATTCGGTAGAACGTAAAGAACTTCAGGATATCATAGAAAAGTTTAGAACATTTCTAAGACTTGAAAAAGAGTTGAAAGGGGCATCTGATTTACTAATGAGTGACGATCCCGAAATGAAAAAGCTTGCCGAAAAAGAAATTGAGGCTCTGACAGAAGAAAAGGAGAAGGCGCTCAAAGACATAAAACTTTCACTTTTACCAAGGGATCCAATGGATGGGAAAAATATTATTATGGAAATACGTGCAGGAGTTGGTGGGGATGAAGCGGCTCTTTTTGTAGCAGCTTTGTATAAAATGTATACAATATATGCTGAAAAGAAGGGCTGGAAAGTAGAGATAATGGATGCTCGCCCAACTGATATCGGAGGATTTAAGGAAATTATTTTTTCTATTTCAGGAAGAAATGCTTATAAGCGTTTTAAATATGAAAGTGGGGTACATAGAGTTCAAAGAGTGCCTGAAACAGAAGCATCCGGAAGAATTCACACATCTACTGTGACTGTTGCAGTCCTTCCTGAGGCAGAAACGGTTGATTTAGAAGAAAGTATTAACCCGGAGGATTTACGTATAGATGTTTATCATGCTAGCGGGCATGGCGGGCAGAATGTGCAAAAAGTGGCAACAGCTATACGCATTTTGCATAAACCAACAGGTATTATGGTAACCTGTCAGGATGAACGTTCTCAGCTCCAGAATAAAATTAAAGCGATGAGAATTCTTTATGCGAGGTTGTATGATTTTTTTCAGAGTCAAAAAGACCAGGAGATGATTGAAAAACGGCGTTCTCAGGTTGGCAGGGGAAATCGAAATGAACGGATCAGGACATATAATTTTCCGCAGGGACGTGTGACAGATCATCGTATTAATTTTTCGTTGTATAATTTACCTTCTATTCTTGAAGGAGAAATGGACGAGTTGCTCGACAAGCTTATTGAAGAAGACGAGAGGGAACAGTTAAAACTGCTGGAAACTAAAGAGTAG
- the prmC gene encoding peptide chain release factor N(5)-glutamine methyltransferase: MDVKSLVLFGQKSLNNITDTPRLESELLLSYVLKMGREKILSNLAKDVLLADEENFKLLVKKRQSGYPFSYITNHKAFMGLDFFVREGILIPRPETEMLVEEAIKISNGEAKYVLDIGTGTGCIILSFLYYNYKSSGLGIDVSDVAIETAKKNALQFDLYDRVDFVRKDYNELTFDEEFDIVISNPPYVKKKNCKNLYFEPTNALDGGNDGFNFYPSLIEKSYKFLKKEGVLIIEIDDGIEHAIRNEMEKTGYKDIKILKDLAGFYRIAGGVK; encoded by the coding sequence ATGGATGTAAAGTCTCTTGTTCTATTTGGTCAAAAATCTCTAAATAATATAACTGATACTCCACGTTTAGAATCCGAGCTTTTGCTTTCTTATGTATTAAAAATGGGAAGGGAAAAGATTCTTTCAAATCTTGCAAAAGATGTTTTGCTTGCTGACGAAGAAAATTTTAAATTGCTTGTCAAAAAACGGCAATCAGGATACCCTTTTTCTTATATAACAAACCATAAAGCTTTTATGGGGTTAGATTTTTTCGTGCGGGAAGGAATACTCATTCCTCGTCCTGAGACAGAGATGTTAGTGGAAGAGGCGATAAAAATATCTAACGGAGAAGCGAAATATGTGCTTGATATAGGCACTGGAACAGGTTGTATTATTCTTTCTTTTCTTTATTATAACTACAAAAGCAGCGGTTTAGGCATCGATGTTTCAGATGTCGCTATTGAAACGGCTAAAAAAAATGCATTGCAATTTGATCTATATGACAGGGTGGATTTTGTACGGAAAGATTATAATGAGCTTACTTTTGACGAGGAATTTGATATTGTTATTTCTAACCCTCCGTATGTGAAAAAGAAAAATTGTAAAAACCTTTATTTTGAACCTACTAACGCCCTTGACGGAGGGAATGACGGGTTTAATTTTTATCCGAGCCTTATTGAGAAATCTTATAAATTTTTAAAGAAAGAAGGGGTGTTGATTATTGAAATTGACGATGGAATAGAACACGCAATAAGGAATGAAATGGAAAAAACCGGATATAAAGATATTAAAATTTTAAAGGATCTTGCAGGGTTTTATAGAATAGCCGGGGGAGTTAAATAA